Within the Drosophila melanogaster chromosome 3R genome, the region gaatctgtgcagactcttctgaaataattgtgctttgagagccactatcaatcaatgctcttaattgttcaaagcctccatacctcgactttacttgaatcaaggccgtggccaacaaggcttgacctgttgttctacacgtattcactttttctggattatgacctgcaaagtgaagtaacgtgtggtgaggtttacgacaagtcgaacaaagctgctcgcttatacattttttaccaaacggatgcctcagacatcttaggcaaatcccattttttcttacccagtcagaccgttctgctggattcattattttaaatttatggcattgaattaaataatgccctggtagtttgcaatatgcacaattgtcactataatttttattcttgttattattaatcattttctttacaggttttacttcctgtgagaatgatgatatagaattgagcctttgctctaaaaagtccatgacatcagaaagtgcctgtatttcttttgtctttttaacatggctttcatataaattgagtgattctttattgaatttccgaagaattattatcaacaccttatataggagaagttagtgaagcgccgaagattatttgggatccgctgaaactatcaatattaaatcatactgaggaatttgaacgattgaataatgaaattaaatttatgaaagagaaccatcaaaaattgaaagatttacatttccatcatatttccggacatgctggattaattattgctttaatactaatgatagtattaataatatatttcatacggaaatgtgctgtgcaacaaagaatgcaagcaataacctttgcaggtccgttgccagtactataaatatcaatagtaaataaacaataaaataatataacaaataaaaatatacagtccactatatcgttgtttaatagaaaatgtacttctacatagaaaaagcaaaatgtttaaaataagttaattgagtacaaattgttgaattaaaaataatataaaccataattgtaatccaataaaattaaaagccagaaaaactaggcccattgaaatcttagttgcaaaataaatgaacatatatcaaataaatacagtccactactgttataaatgcaactaatatactaatgtacatctcagcttgctggccctttggcagaatgttcacacatgaacacgaatatatttaaagacttacaattttgggctccgttcatatcttatgtaaatgaatcgagagcgataaattatatttaggattttgttatctaaggcgacatgggtgcattgctcaaaaacatgtaatttaagtgcacactacatgagtcagtcacttgagatcgttccccgcctcctaaaatagtcccttagtgggagaccacagataaggtcctcgccgctcaagataggcagatgtgcccgagcgtgggacctcgataaggcggggactatttacttaggcctctgcgtaggccatttactttaagatgcgattctcatgtcacctatttaaaccgaagatatttccaaataaaatcagtttcttacaaaaactcaacgagtaaagtcttcttatttgggattttacaatgttattattgaatttaataacaCAGATGTTTTTATTAAAGGCGTAACAagtaaatgtaatttaattaaatgaatcaTAAAACGAAGgtaataattaataaacttcAAATGTGAAGGATACATTACAGTAAAGAAAAAGGTTAAAACTTTCAATATGAATTcgagtttaaatatttatgaagaCTCAGAGCCAAAAACTACTTAACTCTAACGTTAGTTAAAATACAAAGAGAATATTGTATCATTGTATCATAGCTGAAAATCATTAAATGTTTAGAGtggaaaatttgaaatgtCCTTTGGCACAAAAGCCATGGCCATTGATTTTCCCGAGCTTTTCGTGTGCATGTGCAGCAGCTTACAAATGATATTCATGTCCTTTGACTTGACTTTCTTCTCCACATCCTTTTTCTTTCGTGCAGCGAGGATAATCGCCAGCAGCTGGAGCACAAGTTGGATAAAATCTTGCAGAAGCGCACTGAGCTGTAAGTAGCTTTTTAATTCCCCCCCCATcttgcccaaaaaaaaaaggtaaacgGATATGTGTTTGCACTCCAGCGACAAGTCGGTGCGCCACAAGAGCCGCCAAAAGTACCAGGAGTTCCTGGAGGAGCAGGCCAAGCGCAACGAGCGCAACAAGAAGCTGGTCCACATGCTGGAGCGGATCGATGAGCAAACGGCTGCCATGTCGCAGCGGAGCGAGCGGCTTAAAATGATGAAGGTAAGTCCGCTGGCCAGCCGGGGGAAATGTAAAGACAATCACACTTGGGAAATCCGGAAAATGTaccaaaaagaaaatccaaGATATCAGACAAACAGAATCATCTTGTATATATTCGTATAAAATGATCGCCCAacatttttccaagtgcaTCACGTGGAGCCTCTATCTTCATCTTTCTTTTTCCCGCTTTGAACAGCTGCAATACCAAATGTACTTTGCGAAATTGGTGCAGAATCAAACATTGCGATGCATCCAGCAGACGACGACATCGACATCGGCTCCATCCGCCGGCGGAGTGATACCAGTGCTGGTGCAACCGCAGCCGCAGGTGACGGTGACCAATCCGCAGTCGACGCCACAGAACTGGACGTTTGccatggccacgcccacgcagGCGGGCATGCTTTTGACGCCCCAGTTTGCCGCAGCATCTCCTGCAGGTCCGCCCATGCAGCCGCCAACCATGCCGGCTGGCCATCCTGTTTACTATCCAGAGCTCTTTGCCGGAACTACAGCTCCCCTCGGCACCTCGAACCTATTCGATTTGCGCGCCACCCTGCGCGCCTTTGATAATGAGAATGCCGATTTACCGGAGCGCATGCAGCCCCACTTGACAGGTGATTATCAGGCGGAGCTGGGTGGCAGGAGCCAACCTTCAGCAAGCGCAGCAGCAGGTCCAGCTGCTGCGACACCCACATCGACTTTGTCCAGCCAGGAGAAGGGTGCGCAGCAACTGAGCAGCACTTCCTCCACGCTGGCCACATCCTCGCTGACATTTGATAAATTGCCAAAGACATCGTCGCCTTCGCTGACGTTAACTGAGCTGCCGACTGCAGGAGTAGCAACTCCTGGCCATGATGTGGGCGGGCAACCGCAAAGGGATGCCGCCGACCTGGATGGCTGGACAAATTCACGCGTGACTAAAGTCGAGTATGAAAAATCACCAACTGTCGTTGGCCATAATGAGCCGGGCCAGGAAAAGCAGACACTACgcgagcagcagcatcatgagccgcagcaacagcatcagcagccaTCCCACGACTTTGAAGCATACTTCGGTGAGCTGAAAATCGATGAGTCCTCCTGGCAGAGTGGCCAACCCACACCCACTCCCGCACCCAGCGGCCACGAAGACAAACGCCCATTGAACGTGCGTTCCAGCGAGTCGGGATCTGGAGTGGGAGCGGGATCAGCGGTTAGTGGCAATGTTGGCATCAGCAACGATTTGCTGGACGAAGTCAAAGCCAGTCGGGCGGCACTCGAAAGAGCAGCGGCTGCGGTTGATGAGCAGCTGGCAAGGGGTAATCAATTGTCGCCGCCAAGCAGCCAGGACCCCAAAACCGGTGTGTCGATTGAGAATATTGAAAATGCCATTTACGGCGAACGGTtgacaggagcagcaggagcaggagcaggactACCAGCGGCAGCAGTAGCAGGAGTAGCCTCGCCTGAGGCTATGGCAGCCGCACCAACGAAGggattttttgataatttggCAGCCAACCCATCGCCAGAGGAACATCAGGAGGtggagcaacaacagcagcagcagcagtcgacGCAGCAGGTGGAGCCGGAGCTGTCCGGGTACGGGCAATACGATGCCAGCAGTTATGGCGATGCCAGTGAGCCCATCTATGCCAGCATCGATTCCGCCAACCAGCAGCCAATGCAAAGCGCAAAAGTGGAGCCGCTTTACAGCGAAATCGGAAATCCAGCAGACTATCAGCATCAGTCGTACGCAACGGATGCGGGTGCCGTTGCTGCAGATGTGCCGGCAGCAGTGGCAGTCGATGGTGCAGCAACAACGCTGGATGCCAGCGGTGCTGGCGAGGTCCTGCCGCAGGAGTACTCCAATATTGATTACGGCAACTACGAGGCCGATCAATATGCGGCCGGCTATGATCCCAATGCCTATCCGGGCTATATATACGATGAGGCGACAGGCCAGTATATAGCCGATCCCAATGCCACCCAGTATGCAACGGATGGCAGCTACGCTGGACAGGACTATGATGCCAGTGCGGTGCAGAACTATGACTACAGTGCCTACGAACAGCAACCggatcaacagcagcagcaagagcaaCAGGAGATGCCAGTACAGGAACAACTgatgcagcaggagcagcagcagcagcaggaagcCTATCCCGAAACAGAAGCCACACCGGAAGTGGAGGAGAGTCCAGCCGCTGCGGCGGAGCCACCGGCACCACTGGCCACCAGTAAGCCCCTCAAACCCACATCGATACTCTCGACGACAGACAAACAAGCGGCGCCTAATGatgcgcagcagcagcagctcaagaagaagaagcgcGTTAATTTCGTTGACAGCAGCGAAACGGATGATAGCTCAAGCGCGAAACCGACCCAGGCCGCAAATCCAGGACCCTCCGCCGCCCCCAgtccagccacgcccccagccGCGGGCGGCAGCGAGAGTGATTTCGATTTTTCAACCGGCAGCGAGGCAAAGAATTAGAACAACGCTGAAAACATTTCGAGCTCtaatttgttgccatttgGGTTAACCAAACCGCCCAGAGCCGCCGAGCCACCCAATTCAATGTGAACGACCGTCTCGATTTATTGCCAATTCATTGGGCGAAAGAAAATTCGAGAAAATCCAGGAAACGCagagtgaaaaatggaaaataaaagagaagCGACAAATTCGTGAAAAGTAGTAGTTTTCTGGTGGCAAAAATGGCGAACCTCAAGCCGCACAAAAAAGTTTCTGCTTACTTAGGCGACGACAAGCTAACAATGCTCGTTCAATTCAATAGTTTTAGTTGCATGtcaaataaagcaaataaactCTAAAATACAacatgaaaattaattaattacttaTTTGGGTTAACTTTTATTTGGGTTAACAAAGTCATTTATATTATGACTATTTTTTATTCACAGCCAGTTTTGCTTGTTGTTTAAAAGCCAAGTATTACTTCTTTGCACTACATGCACAACAATAGAGTATTTACTGCactttaatgcattttttgtCACTTCTGTTTACCACGCACGTTCAGCCTTGACACAATTCAGCTGTTAACtgtgcgtatacgcaatatttcGCATTAATACTTGGCGCtgacacacacaaacgcacacactcgTTTCGCCGCCGCGAATGGCCTgggaaatatttcattaacgACATCGGTAATAAGATCAGCAGCTGTTGCCGCCAGGCCGCAATTTATCAAAAGTGCAATTGTCTTTGCCGCGGGCCTCGGAATTACCACAACCCATTCGCTGGCCCACAATGCTGGCCAGGATCGCTGGCAATGACACTAATTATGTGCGGCCAGGCGGTTAAAGCCACGTCCAGCAAATATGCTGATTCCCGATATGAGGAGCAGATCTGGCGGAGGCTGCTTACTTGGCCAACAATTGCcaacttaattgaaattatgcCAACCGAAGTAAATACAATGCTGCCTCATATagatgcatacatatatacgttaTTGCATAAGCGTGTATATATAGatggaattttaatttgattcaGAGTTAAGGCAGTGAAAGcgtttatattttcatttgcgaAAAGCGCCTCCAACTGTTGCTGACAGTTTTCCATCAACTTGTGGAGTGGCCAAGGACATTTTCCTTTCTCCTATATTTCGAATTTCGAGCGTCATCAATGCGATCATCACATCCAATGGCTTGCATTTTTTATGAGTGGAGGTGTCCAGCACTCGTTTTCCGCCCGAAGGTTTCcatattttaaacaattcgatgaagttttttaattacacTTCAAGTCACTTATTTCGCAGGCgacttaatttaaattaatttctgcACCGAAACGGGTATGagtaaaaatgtaattaatacATATAATTGGCCTGTCGCAATGTCAACAGTCGGACACATCAAACAGTTAAATCAAATGTCAATCAATTTTTGTGGTCGAGTCATTTAACATTTATCAAACCATTGGGAGTACGCCGCACTACACGCAACTGTCCCTTTGCATATATTCGTATTTTCGTATTTAAAGCCAATTGGTGCATTGCCGGTGTAAATAGACTAACATCCCCCCTCCTACCCCTTTGAACATTGAACCCatttttgtttcactttttAATGAGTTGAACATTTGAAGCCGTACAAGCGAAAAAGTAAACCGAAGTGAAATGAAGGAAGAAAATCGAAAAGTAGAGGTAGAGGGGGCCAATGACGATGGTCGATGGACGAAGGGTAAAGTCGTACTTTTTGAACAGAAATTCGCAATTAAATGTAACACAAAACCTCAAAGGCAAATAGCAATATAAAACGTAATGGGCCACATTTAAATGCCCCCAATTTTGGGGCTGAAAATTCAGACAAATTTCCAACGCTGTGTCActtcaaatgaaatatttgcattgacCCAAACTTTTTCCATCGGCGAAAAGGTTTTAAATTCCAGCTAATGACAACGcaggaaaaccaaaaaaaaaaaaaaaaacagaaaaaacacCCAATGTCTTATCAAGCAGCTAATTGCCAGCTCGATTTacagcaaatgaaaatttttcCAATAAATATCCTTTTGAAATGAAAGCCAAAGCACTCGAAGTGCGAAGGTAAATATGtgtttgatttgaaattaCATTGTGAAAATGGATTgggtgtttatttttttatttttattaacgCCCCTCTACGAAAAGCGTTTTGTCAAAAGCAAacattatataataaataccaTATGCACGAGGTGTGTCCTTGTCAGCgctattcaaaaataaattgcaaagcAAATCAAATCGACACGTCGCTGGTAGAAAGGATAAAGGATTATGGCTGCTTCGCCCACAGTCTGCATAATTGAGTGGCGCTTATTTATGCACCCCCGGCAAACAACAGGAGGCCCCTAACCACCTCCATTCAACCAATCAATGCATCCCCATCAGAACACGCCGGATCCTCAGGACTCCCCCAAGTCCGCATCGCACATATTCCCATATTCGATATGTGGCTGGCTGCTCGGCAAAGAAGGtagaaaaaatataatcagtgctgaaattcaatttcgaaATAAAACGCAAACGCAAATCGAGAAGCAAAATTTTCAGTGCCATCGAACATATGCTGGGTTTGGGCTCCGGtggtgttgttggtggtgttgttggtggtgtgtgtgtgtgcacccAGTGGGGCAGAAACAAACAAGGTGGAACAGCAAAGAGCCGGCATACGTGGCGTATGATTGACGGTTATGCAAATGACATTTTCGGGGTAAAGGCAAGTCGTTCCCTGATCATATTTATAGAGCAGTTATGGTATGAATAAAGAACGTTGGCTTTGTGGGGAGCATTAATGATGGATTGAGCCTGTCGtcgaaaattaatttccacttGTAGTTACTCTAGCAGTAGTCGCAGTCGAAAGTTCGCAAAAAACTTCAATTTCAAACGTCTCGAACAGAGCACAGAGCTAAAcgaattatttttaccaaTAAATACAAGATATACAATTATATTTCTTAACCATGCCATGCAACCATGCTCTCTAAAGTTGCCACAAACTTTAAGCCAGGTATATAACGTCTGGGTTTGGCGATATGATATCCCTTTGTCTAACAAGCCTTTATTTGGAAAGGGTTGGGCGGTGTATTGTCAAAACGCAAACATTGGCCAATGGTGATACTATACTATAGTTTTCGGTACCCGTTCCAGCTCAACGGGCGCTGCACTGACATTAACGCTAATTGAAAACATGAAAGGCGATACACCAGCCAAATTCCCCGTGCGCACCGCCATCCGTGATGATTAGTGCACGTGCAATGCTTTCAGCTTTCAGGCTGACTGTCTGTCTTTCTGTCGAAAGCCCGTCGATGTGTAGCAGTCTCCCATGCCACCTGTCACCTGCCTCCCTATCCGCCCGCCTGGGcaccatcaccaccagcaCTTCTCACCTGACTCCGGCGGCGTTTTCCTGTTCAATTTCGTGCTATTTTCATGGTGAAAAGataacaaaagtttttgcCTCGCCTTGCCGCGCTGGCAGCGTAAGAGTTTCCCCACGTTTTTCCGCCAacttattattgtttaaatatttacactaAAAATGGCgacggcggcagcagcaaggGTGCGATTCCTGGCGTCTTGCTTCGTGTCCTTGTAGGTGCAGCGCCATATGCGAGGCAAGTTGTTCCAGGAACTCTTCGTTTTGGTTGGGGATGGGGACACAAAGTTTGCGAGCCACTTCTACTTTGGAGCCCGAGCTGGAGCCGTGGCATTGTCACACACTTGTCTCCTGCGTAGCACGACTTTTGGCTCAGGATCCAGAAATTGCCGGTGGAATACATATGGGCACTCAGAAAAAGCCTAATACGACtcttttaaaacttttaaaataaaagtttgaGAAGCTATGCACTAGCGCAGCCAATGAATACGTAAAAGATTAAACAAGgttttctaataatttgtaattgtTACTGGGCttacaacatatttttaatgtgtctaaaagtatgcaacaattaCGATTCTTTTACATTCTTTTACACAGCACACTTTTAGACAGGTTTTACAAATGATATTGTATCTCGAAGAATTGAAAGACAACACATACTTTTTGCTCAGTGCTTAAGCAGCAATTTCCTGGGGGCTGTGGATCCTTTCAACACACAACAGCAGACTGCCGCGTTCGATTCCGGATTGCTTTAAACGAGTGGGTTTCCCCCAAAGTTGCGCCTTACTTGGCCGATTAATCGATTCTCGTTTTTGGGCCAAGCGGAGTTCGCTGATGATGTTCATACTTGTGGGGATACAACTGGGTAGTGAGTATATAACCCGATGTCGGATGCTAATGCCACTGGCTCACActcgcaatcgcaatcgcacTTATTCAGATGATGGGGGAAATGTTTTCGCATAAACATCACGTCGGTCACGTTTCACGTTTGTCCGTTACAGCTACATTTACAGCTTTGGCTCCATTCGAAGCTCCACTTGGCGCTGCTCTTTTCAACTTTTTCCCATATTGTTGAACTGCAAATGTTGGGCCAACAGTCAGCCAGACACGTATGACAGTTTTACTACGATGGCAAACAATGCTAATAATCATCATAATGCTTTTGAAGTGgcgcaaatattttccaagcCCATAAACATAAATCAGTTGGGTGGGGTGGGTGCGCTCCATATGTCCATGTGGGCCTGGTTTAAAACGTATCAACAAGCTATACAAGATATGTATACACAACATTGAATTTACGTCCTGTCAAAAGGAGAAGGAGTCCTGGAGAAGCAGCCAGCCTCCTTGCACAATTTGCAATCAGGCAAAACTAATTTGCCCAATAAGCCGCAGGCGAAGAGGTCAAAAAGGTATTTTGGATCCCAGCCGACAGTTGCAGCAGTCGTCGATTCGTCGATTCCAAATGGCACAGATAATGGAGCAAAATCAACTTGAGCCAAAACTGATATTGACAATTCAGTGCCACAAACACTGGGCAGAAGACCGAACTTTCTCAGCTGCTTGCGACCAATTGAGAGATTCCCAAATGACAGTGGAATTGATTTTCATCGATATGGCCGAAACCATGTGCTCCtgcatttcatattcatatgcGAACGTGCTCCTGCCACTCGATTGTAAATGTGATTGTAAGTGTGTTTGTCACTGTGTTTGTGAGCGTGTCCCTGGCAATGGCAGCCAACCGCAATGTAATTGATGTGGATTGTGCTGTGGATATGCCTTCGAACCACCGGTGCGGACCCAGTCCGCACTTCTTCATGTTGTTATTCATTAAAATCCCAGCCGAGTGCTTTTGTCTCTCACGAGAAGGTCTCGAGTGGTTGAGCGGGCTGGCTCCTTTTGGGGCTAATCTGCATTGTCTGGCTGGCAACATGGAAGACAGTCGGGTTCTCGATGGCAAGGATACTTAGATACACGGCTACACATGTCGCATTGTCCTGTTCCTCTCAACCGCAACTTTAAGTTCTTCCAGCGTTGAGCATGTTTCAAGTTCGTGGGATGCGTGATTTGAATAGGGttacaaaaacacacactggaagaaaagaaaattcaaaataaacacGAATACAAAGTGCAACAGTATACTTGTGTTCTTTGTATTATCTATAAgttgttatatatataaggaTAACTCATCTGTAGTATGCAGTATCTGACTTTCGGGCTTACTCATATCCCATTGTACCGATCTCAATAATATTCCTAACCCACGTATCTAGAGGCTCCGTTggaattttcacttttattgtTTAAGCTTTCAGCACAGATTGTGCGCGTATTATTGAAATCCCCTTTGTGCGCCCCAGGCAGGCGACACACGCCATCTCGGAGTGCCGTGTGTTCCTAACTCCCTGCAACATGCCCCACCGACGCATTCCACTCGCAGGAAGCCATTGTTTCGCGTGGCCTGGTGGCTTAGGTGCTGCCATTACCCAACTCCAAATGTCGATGCTACGTCTTGCGATTTGTACGAAACAAAAGGCCTTGCTGCTGCGAATGGCAAAGTTATCTGAAAGCATTGATTACATATTGATAGCAAAAGACAGACAACCAGTGCCAAGTCAACTAAAACCGCAAGCCACAAGCGGCAGAAGTGGAGAAAGGATGGCTCATAGCTTTAGTACCAGCAAAAGCTGCCATT harbors:
- the CG12885 gene encoding uncharacterized protein, isoform D (non-AUG (AUC) translation initiation); protein product: MIKRSEDNRQQLEHKLDKILQKRTELDKSVRHKSRQKYQEFLEEQAKRNERNKKLVHMLERIDEQTAAMSQRSERLKMMKLQYQMYFAKLVQNQTLRCIQQTTTSTSAPSAGGVIPVLVQPQPQVTVTNPQSTPQNWTFAMATPTQAGMLLTPQFAAASPAGPPMQPPTMPAGHPVYYPELFAGTTAPLGTSNLFDLRATLRAFDNENADLPERMQPHLTGDYQAELGGRSQPSASAAAGPAAATPTSTLSSQEKGAQQLSSTSSTLATSSLTFDKLPKTSSPSLTLTELPTAGVATPGHDVGGQPQRDAADLDGWTNSRVTKVEYEKSPTVVGHNEPGQEKQTLREQQHHEPQQQHQQPSHDFEAYFGELKIDESSWQSGQPTPTPAPSGHEDKRPLNVRSSESGSGVGAGSAVSGNVGISNDLLDEVKASRAALERAAAAVDEQLARGNQLSPPSSQDPKTGVSIENIENAIYGERLTGAAGAGAGLPAAAVAGVASPEAMAAAPTKGFFDNLAANPSPEEHQEVEQQQQQQQSTQQVEPELSGYGQYDASSYGDASEPIYASIDSANQQPMQSAKVEPLYSEIGNPADYQHQSYATDAGAVAADVPAAVAVDGAATTLDASGAGEVLPQEYSNIDYGNYEADQYAAGYDPNAYPGYIYDEATGQYIADPNATQYATDGSYAGQDYDASAVQNYDYSAYEQQPDQQQQQEQQEMPVQEQLMQQEQQQQQEAYPETEATPEVEESPAAAAEPPAPLATSKPLKPTSILSTTDKQAAPNDAQQQQLKKKKRVNFVDSSETDDSSSAKPTQAANPGPSAAPSPATPPAAGGSESDFDFSTGSEAKN
- the CG12885 gene encoding uncharacterized protein, isoform C; this encodes MFPQAELENYKLQVELLQEKLQRSEDNRQQLEHKLDKILQKRTELDKSVRHKSRQKYQEFLEEQAKRNERNKKLVHMLERIDEQTAAMSQRSERLKMMKLQYQMYFAKLVQNQTLRCIQQTTTSTSAPSAGGVIPVLVQPQPQVTVTNPQSTPQNWTFAMATPTQAGMLLTPQFAAASPAGPPMQPPTMPAGHPVYYPELFAGTTAPLGTSNLFDLRATLRAFDNENADLPERMQPHLTGDYQAELGGRSQPSASAAAGPAAATPTSTLSSQEKGAQQLSSTSSTLATSSLTFDKLPKTSSPSLTLTELPTAGVATPGHDVGGQPQRDAADLDGWTNSRVTKVEYEKSPTVVGHNEPGQEKQTLREQQHHEPQQQHQQPSHDFEAYFGELKIDESSWQSGQPTPTPAPSGHEDKRPLNVRSSESGSGVGAGSAVSGNVGISNDLLDEVKASRAALERAAAAVDEQLARGNQLSPPSSQDPKTGVSIENIENAIYGERLTGAAGAGAGLPAAAVAGVASPEAMAAAPTKGFFDNLAANPSPEEHQEVEQQQQQQQSTQQVEPELSGYGQYDASSYGDASEPIYASIDSANQQPMQSAKVEPLYSEIGNPADYQHQSYATDAGAVAADVPAAVAVDGAATTLDASGAGEVLPQEYSNIDYGNYEADQYAAGYDPNAYPGYIYDEATGQYIADPNATQYATDGSYAGQDYDASAVQNYDYSAYEQQPDQQQQQEQQEMPVQEQLMQQEQQQQQEAYPETEATPEVEESPAAAAEPPAPLATSKPLKPTSILSTTDKQAAPNDAQQQQLKKKKRVNFVDSSETDDSSSAKPTQAANPGPSAAPSPATPPAAGGSESDFDFSTGSEAKN